A single Carnobacterium inhibens subsp. inhibens DSM 13024 DNA region contains:
- a CDS encoding sulfurtransferase: MKNFVTQTWLLENYSNDNLILLDARAELNDPKAGYNQYKKGHLKRAQFVSLEDTMTGKVSKHGGRHPLPDMEVFITEMKQLGISDSSTVIIYDNGDLAMAGRLWWLLRYAGKDKVFLLEGGIKHWVDNGLELTIVFPEPQASGDLNLNLNESMIAEHSEVKAAVDLEQTVIIDSRAYERYSGQVEPLDKLPGHIPSALNYPWMDLVDEGTIIDNNNINEKFKSLEEYEDIIVHCGSGITGTVNMLFMEEAGLEPRLYLGGYSDWVSYENSQVVKD; this comes from the coding sequence ATGAAAAATTTCGTTACACAAACATGGTTGTTAGAAAATTATTCAAATGATAACTTAATCTTACTTGATGCTCGCGCAGAATTAAATGATCCAAAAGCCGGATATAATCAATATAAAAAAGGACATCTAAAAAGAGCTCAGTTCGTCTCTTTAGAAGATACAATGACTGGAAAAGTCAGCAAGCATGGCGGTCGGCATCCTTTACCAGATATGGAAGTATTTATTACGGAAATGAAGCAGCTGGGTATTTCTGACTCTTCTACAGTAATCATTTATGATAACGGGGATCTGGCGATGGCAGGCAGATTATGGTGGTTGTTAAGATACGCTGGTAAAGATAAGGTGTTTTTATTAGAAGGCGGTATAAAACATTGGGTCGATAATGGGTTAGAACTTACTATAGTTTTTCCAGAGCCGCAAGCTTCTGGGGATTTAAATTTGAATTTAAATGAATCTATGATCGCAGAACACTCTGAAGTAAAGGCTGCTGTTGACTTAGAACAAACAGTAATAATCGATTCCAGAGCTTATGAACGGTATTCTGGTCAAGTGGAACCATTAGATAAATTGCCTGGACACATCCCCAGTGCTTTAAACTATCCTTGGATGGATTTAGTTGATGAAGGTACTATAATAGACAACAACAATATAAACGAAAAGTTTAAATCTCTGGAAGAATATGAGGATATTATCGTTCACTGCGGATCTGGGATAACCGGGACAGTAAATATGTTGTTTATGGAAGAAGCTGGATTGGAGCCAAGGTTGTACCTAGGAGGCTACAGTGACTGGGTCAGTTACGAAAACAGTCAAGTGGTAAAAGACTAA
- the rplM gene encoding 50S ribosomal protein L13, producing the protein MRTTYMAKPNEVERKWYVVDATDIPMGRMSSVVAAILRGKNKPTYTPNVDTGDFVIVINADKVKLTGKKATDKIYSRNIDGNPGGLKQISAGDLRAKDSRKLIELSVKGMLPKNTLGRAQGMKLHVYGGAEHNHQAQQPEVLDITNLI; encoded by the coding sequence GTGCGTACAACTTATATGGCAAAACCAAATGAAGTAGAACGTAAATGGTATGTGGTAGACGCAACTGATATCCCTATGGGACGTATGTCAAGTGTAGTCGCAGCTATTTTACGTGGTAAAAATAAACCAACTTACACACCAAATGTTGATACAGGTGACTTCGTTATCGTAATCAACGCTGACAAAGTGAAATTAACTGGTAAAAAAGCAACTGACAAAATCTATTCTCGTAACATCGATGGTAACCCAGGTGGATTGAAACAAATCTCTGCTGGTGACTTACGTGCTAAAGATTCTCGTAAATTAATCGAATTATCTGTCAAAGGTATGCTTCCTAAAAACACTTTAGGTCGCGCTCAAGGCATGAAATTACATGTTTACGGTGGAGCAGAACACAATCACCAAGCGCAACAACCTGAAGTATTAGACATCACAAACTTAATTTAA
- the rpsI gene encoding 30S ribosomal protein S9 yields the protein MAQTQYIATGRRKNSTARVRLVPGTGKIIMNKKDITEYIPFPYLHEVVKQPLALTETLGSYDVHVNVNGGGFTGQSGAARHGIARALLEVDPDFRGPLKAAGLLTRDPRMVERKKPGLKKARKASQFSKR from the coding sequence ATGGCACAAACACAATATATCGCAACAGGAAGACGTAAAAATTCAACTGCTCGCGTACGCTTAGTACCAGGTACTGGTAAAATCATCATGAACAAAAAAGATATCACTGAATACATTCCATTCCCGTATTTACACGAAGTTGTTAAACAACCTTTAGCTCTTACAGAAACTTTAGGTAGCTACGACGTACATGTAAACGTAAATGGTGGAGGATTCACTGGTCAATCAGGAGCAGCCCGTCATGGTATCGCTCGTGCATTGCTAGAAGTTGATCCAGACTTCCGTGGCCCATTAAAAGCTGCAGGTCTATTAACTCGTGACCCACGTATGGTTGAACGTAAGAAACCAGGTTTGAAAAAAGCGCGTAAAGCTTCTCAATTCTCAAAACGTTAA
- a CDS encoding IS1380 family transposase, translated as MVTLQENAVKFNNNLIVSHDGARLSSDSGLILIDELMDAFQFTQLSKKIVRFNDSRKYWTHTNHKLLKQLVLQIVAGYSTDSAANILQHDPVLQTLSTDEPLASQSSISRFYDRVVVETILTLQVLNQDLIDKARLVRNHTNMIIDLDSTHSDTFGHQEETAYNAHYGTNGYHPLVAFDGLTGDFLKAKLRSGNQYTTNGVKEFLEPLLAHYNQTIPTTDILVRGDSGFATPDVYDLCDLYENQYVIRLKANRNLYRLAEEFVFYDNHHPWDEKEVYYHSVSYQAAYWFKPRRVCIRSTREVGELLFKHSFIVTNFSENISAKRVFETYNKRGTMENYIKEAKNSFFFDNTDSPRFIENEARMMISLLAYNLVNFLRTLCFEPKSKGLQVDTIRFRLFKVAGKLVSTARQMYLKLSISHVYQREFYAVFRKIQRIRQYI; from the coding sequence GTGGTTACCTTACAAGAAAATGCAGTGAAATTCAACAATAACTTAATCGTTTCTCATGATGGTGCTCGTTTATCAAGTGATTCTGGTTTGATTTTAATTGATGAACTAATGGATGCTTTCCAATTTACCCAGCTCTCTAAAAAGATTGTTCGATTTAACGACAGCCGTAAATATTGGACGCATACGAATCACAAGCTTTTAAAACAGTTAGTGCTGCAAATTGTAGCCGGTTATAGCACCGACTCTGCTGCAAATATTCTACAGCATGATCCGGTATTACAGACGTTATCAACTGATGAGCCGTTGGCTTCTCAATCATCCATTTCTCGATTCTATGATCGTGTAGTGGTCGAAACAATTCTGACGCTTCAAGTACTCAACCAGGATTTAATTGACAAAGCCCGTTTGGTTCGTAACCATACAAACATGATTATCGATTTAGACTCTACCCATTCGGATACCTTCGGTCATCAAGAAGAAACTGCTTACAACGCACATTATGGAACGAATGGCTACCATCCTTTAGTGGCATTTGACGGCTTGACTGGCGACTTTTTAAAAGCCAAGCTTCGATCAGGAAATCAATACACTACCAACGGGGTCAAAGAATTTCTTGAACCGTTATTGGCACATTATAACCAAACGATTCCAACCACTGATATTCTCGTTCGTGGAGACAGTGGTTTCGCGACACCGGATGTTTATGATTTATGCGACTTATACGAAAATCAGTATGTCATTCGGCTAAAGGCCAATAGGAATTTATATCGTTTAGCGGAAGAGTTTGTGTTCTATGATAATCATCATCCTTGGGATGAAAAAGAAGTCTATTATCATTCGGTTTCCTACCAAGCAGCTTATTGGTTCAAACCGCGTCGAGTGTGTATTCGTTCAACTCGAGAAGTAGGCGAACTCCTTTTTAAGCATTCCTTTATTGTCACGAATTTCTCAGAAAACATCTCAGCTAAAAGAGTGTTTGAAACCTACAATAAACGCGGTACCATGGAAAACTACATTAAAGAAGCCAAGAACAGCTTCTTCTTTGATAATACAGATAGTCCCAGATTCATTGAAAACGAGGCCCGCATGATGATTAGCCTGTTGGCGTACAATCTGGTTAACTTTTTACGCACCTTGTGTTTTGAGCCAAAATCGAAAGGACTCCAAGTGGACACAATCCGTTTCCGTCTATTCAAAGTGGCTGGAAAACTAGTCAGCACTGCAAGACAAATGTATTTAAAACTATCGATTTCTCATGTTTA